In Tessaracoccus sp. MC1865, the DNA window CCAGCCCCGTCGAATTACCCGATAGCGGCCTGGCCATCCCACTGTGATCTATGCGGTACTAGGCTGTGAGCTGCGAAAGGAGCATCCAATGCCCGCTGAGCCCCGCCACCCGTTGGTCGACATCAAGGACTCGCTCTCCGAGTTCGTCTCGAAGACGTCCGAGCTCGCCTCCGCCGAGATCAAGCCCGCCGCCAAAGCCGCAGGCGTGGGCGCCGGGTTCTTCGCCGGTGCCGCCGTCTTCGCCCTGCACGCCATCTGGATGCTGGTCATCCTGATCGCCCTGGGTGTCGGCCTGCTTCTCAACGCACTCACCTCCATGGGGCCGTTCCCCGCGATCACGCTGGGTTTCCTGGTCAGCGTCCTGTTCTCACTGCTCGTGGCCGCCGTCCTGTTCACGCTGGGCCGCGGCAAGTTCCGGGACGTGAAAATGCCGGAGGCCACCATCTCCGAGGCCCGGATGACGCTCGACGCGGTGGTCGACGCCGTCGCCTCCCGCACGAAGGACACCGACGTCGTGATCCGCTCCGAGGACCTCCCCCAATTCCGCGACGCAGACCTCGAGAAGTCGTTCGGCCGTCCGTAGTACCTTGTCTCCCATGATCAAGTGGGAATACTTCGTCGCGCCCGTCCTGTCGCACGTCGCTCAGCAGCTGCTCAACAACTTCGGCTCGGATGGCTGGGAACTGATCCAGCTCGCCCCCGGCCCCAACCCGGACACGCTGGTCGGTTACTTCAAGCGGCCCATCCAGGAGGCCTGATGCCCGCCTCCGAGCGCCTGACCGCACTCGGCATCGAACTGCCGCCGGTAGCCGCTCCCGTCGCTGCCTACGTACCGGCCACCCTGGTGGGCAACCAGATCTGGACCTCCGGCCAACTGCCGTTCGTCGCCGGTGAACTCGTCGCCGTAGGCAAGGCGGGGGGCGCGGTGTCGCCCGACGACGCCGCGGCGGCAGCCCGCACCGCGGCGCTCAACGCCGTGGCGGCCGCCGCAGATCTCGCCGGTGGTGTCGACAACATCCGCCGCGTGCTGAAGGTGGTGGTCTTCGTGGCCAGCGAGCCCGGCTTCACGGCGCAGCCCGCCGTCGCCAACGGCGCCTCGAACCTGCTCGGTGACATCTTCGGCGAGTCCGGCGTCCACGTGCGCAGCGCGGTGGGCGTGGCGGTGCTCCCGCTGGATTCGGCCGTGGAGGTCGAACTCGTCGTCGAGGTCTGAGGTGGACCAGCCGGCGATCATCAACGAGACGCTCGCCGAGGCCTACCCCGACGCTCGGTGCGAGCTGGATTTCCGCACCCCGTTCGAGCTGCTCGTCGCCACGGTGTTGTCGGCGCAGTCGACGGACCGCCGGGTCAACGCGGTGACCGCAGACCTCTTCCGACGCTTCCCCGACGCCACGGCGCTCGCGGAGGCGGACAGGGAAGAGGTTGAGGTCATCATCGGACCTGTCGGGTTCTACCGGAACAAGACCACCGCCATCATCGGGCTGAGCCGGCGCATCGTCGATGAATTCGACGGCGAGGTGCCGGGCACACTCGAGGAACTCGTCTCGCTGCCGGGAGTGGGGCGCAAGACCGCCAATGTGGTGCTGGGCAACGCGTTCGCCGTGCCCGGTGTCACCCCCGACACCCACCTCATCCGCCTGGCCAACCGCTTCGGCTGGGTGGACAACACCAAGCCGGACGTTGTGGAGCGCTCGGTCGGGGCCCTGTTCCCTCCGGAGGAATGGGTGATGCTCTGTCACCGCGTCATCTGGCACGGTCGACGGTGTTGCCACGCCCGGCGCCCGGCCTGCGGAGCCTGCCCCGTCGCCGAATGGTGCCCCAGCCGCGACATCGGCGAACAGGATCCGGCCAAGGCCGCCAAGCTCATCCGCGAGCCGAGGAACTGACGTCGCACCGTTGGCGGCGACGGGCTGAGGCCCTGCCGCCGTGGGGTAATCTCGCAGCACGATGAGGATCAGGTCTGCCATCGCCGCGCTCGGCGCGGCTCTGTTGCTCGCCGCGTGCACGCCCGGCCAGAGCACCACCCCCACCGCGCCCGCCACGCCGCCGCCGGATCTCGCGGCGCTGCGCGTCGAGTACGGGCTGCCTGACTGCCCGGACACGGATCCGGCCGCCGGGCAGGTCGACGGCGGGCTCCCCCACACCCAACTGACCTGCCTGGGCAGCGACAAGACCGTCAACCTGGCCGGCCTGGAGCGCACGCCCACCATCATCAACGTGTGGGCCCAGTGGTGCGGCCCCTGCCGCGAGGAGGCGCCCTTCCTTCGTGAGGGCCTTGCCGAACTCGACGGCGTCGCCTTCCTCGGAGTCGACTACAACGACCCCCTCCCCGATTGGGCCATCGAGTTCGCCGGCCTCGTCGGCTGGTTCTACCCCCACGTGACGGACCAGGACAAGACGCTGCAGGTGCCTCTCAAGATCCCTGGCATCCCGTCGACATACTTCATCGACGCCGACGGGAAGATCGCCGGGGTCCACGCCGGGCCCATCGAATCCACCCAACAGTTGCAGGACCTGGCCGCCCGGTACCTGGGGGTCTCATGAGCATCGAGCGCGTCTTCGGCCGCCTCCGCGGCGCGCTGGCGCAACCCCAGGAGGCCCGCCACATCGGGATCGACCGCACGCCGCGCGGCGAACGCTCAGCAGCCGTTCTGGCCCTGTTCACGGACGACGGCGACCCGTCGCTGACCTTCATCACCCGGGCCACCACCATGCGCCGGCACGCCGGGCAGATCGCGCTGCCGGGGGGCGCCGTCGACGACACGGACGTCGACCGTGCGGACACCGCGCTCAGGGAGGCGCGCGAGGAGATCGGACTCGACCCCACGCAGGTCACGGTGTTAGGACAATTGCCGGCGCTGTGGGTGCCGGCATCGCGCTACGACGTCACCACCGTGGTGGGCGCGTGGCCGGGTGGGGACGAGCTCAGCGTCGTGGACCCACGCGAGGTGGCTGAGGTGCACCACTACCGGGTTTCGGAACTGGCGGCCCCGGAGACACGCGTGATGGGACGCCACCCCAGCGGGTTCATGGGCCCGTCGTTCGTGGTGGGCGACCAGTTCATCTGGGGCCTCACCGGGCACCTCGTTGACTGGGTTCTGGACCTGGCCGGATGGGCACTTCCGTGGGACCGGGGCCGGGTGGCAGACGTGCCCGCGCGTTTCCTGCGGGACTGACTGATGGGTGTGGAAGCGGCGGGTGGAGTGATCCACCCGCCGCCTCTCTCTAGTGCTTCAGAGGTGGTCCACCGGCACGACCGTGAAGCCCGTGCCGTTGGTGTAGTTGACGAGCACGTCGAACCACGAGTCGATGTCGGGTCGCTGTCTCAGCAGTGCTCGACGCTCACGTTCGGTCATTCCCCCCCAGACACCCCATTCAATCCGGTTGTCGAGCGCCTCCGCGAGACACTCAGATCGGACCGGGCATCCGACGCAGACTGAACGAGCCCGTTTCTGATCTTTACCTTCTGGAAAGAGTGCGTCCGCCATGTCCCGGCATTTGGCCTGGAGCGTCCATTCACTAACCTCGGCGAGCGACATCAGCTGCCCTCCCTTGCGCAGTTTCGTCCTATGCATCGACCGTAGCGCATGTCATGGCGTTTGCAACAGGGGGGTTCGGGTTACCGCCCATGCCAGCGGCCATTGAAACGTCTGACAAAGGGGTTTTGGACCCTCTCACGTAGAATGCGCCGTATGAAGTCTGCCTCCCTGGGCCAGAAGGGCTATTCCCTCCTGATGTTCTTCGCGGTATCACTCCTGTCGGGCCTCCTGCTCGCAGGGCTGGCCGTGCCGATGACCGCTCTCGCCGGCAACGGCGTGAAGATGGCTGCCGAATCGCTGGAGCAGTTGCCGGCCGAGTTCGAGACCCCGCCGCAGTCCGAGCGATCGCGCGTCCTGATGGGCGACGGCAAGGTGTTGGCCACGTTCTTCGACGAGAACCGCATCTACGTGCCGCTCGAGGACATCTCGCTGTTCATGCAGCAGGCGCAGATCGCCATCGAGGACCACCGCTTCTACGAGCACGGCGCTATCGACTTCCAGGGCTTCGGCCGTGCGGCCGTGAAGACGCTGACCGGCGACACCCAGGGCGCGTCGACGCTGACCCAGCAGTACGTGAAGCTCGTGCGCGTCGAGACCGCGTCGATGAACAACGACCAGGAAGGTGTCCGCAAGGCCACCGAGGTGTCCCTCGAGCGCAAGATCGTCGAGATGCGCTACGCCATGGCCGTCGAGGAGAAGCTCACCAAGGACGAGATCCTCGAGCGCTACCTCAACATCGCCTACTACGGCGACGGCGCCTACGGCGTGGAGGCCGCGGCCCAGCACTACTTCCAGGTCTCAGCCAAGGACCTGGACCTGGCGCAGTCGGCGATGTTGGCCGGCCTGGTCCAGAACCCCGTGCAGACCAACCCCACCAAGTACACGCAGCGCGCCATCAACCGGCGCGACACCGTGCTGAACCGCATGGCCGAGCTCAAGCTCGTCACCAAGGCGGAGGCCGCCGCCGCCAAGGAGACGACGTTCGATCCGTCGAAGATCAAGCGCCTCCCCAACGGCTGCGTCGCCTCCCAGTTCCCTTTCCTGTGTGACTACGTGCAGCGCACGCTGATGACGATGCCGAGCATGGGCGAGACGGAGGAAGAGCGCCGCAACATGCTCAACCGCGGTGGGCTCACCATCCACACGCTGATCGACGCCGAGGCCCAGCTCGCCGCTGAGGCGGCTGTCGCCTCCCTGATCGCGCCGCTCGACCCAGTGTGGGGCTCCTCCGTGCTAGTGCAGCCCAGCACCGGCCTGATCGTGGCGATGGCCCAGTCGCGCCCCAAGATGGGACCGGACGAGGCCGTGGGCGAGACGTTCAAGAACATCAACGTCGAAGGCTCCATGGGCGGCATCGAAGGCTTCCAGGCGGGCTCCACATTCAAGGCCTTCACCATGGCGGCCGCGCTGGACCTGGGCATGACTCCGGACCAGAAGTACGACGCCCCCAAGGAACTCGAGATCGACGGCGAGACCTTCACCAACTGTGAGGGTCCGTTCAAGACCCGTGCGGACCGTCCGGTCAGCAACTACGACAGGGGCTACGGCACCATCGACATGCGCAAGGCAGCCGAGTCGTCGGTCAACACGTACTTCATGCAGCTCATCCAGGCGGTGGGGATCTGTAACACCACCACGATGGCCGAGAAGGTGGGCGTGAAGCTCGCCAACGGCGATCCCATGAACTCCCAGGCCTCGTACCCGTCGTTCACGCTGGGCACCGCCTACATCACGCCGCTGTCCATGGCCGAGGCCTACGCCACGTTCGCCAACCGCGGCATCCACTGCACCCCGATCATCCTGCAGTCCGTCACGACGAAGGACGGCAAGAAGCTCGAGGTGCCGCCGGCCAACTGTGAGCAGGTCATCCGGCCTGAGGTGGCCGACGGCGTCAACTACCTGCTCCAGGGCGTGGCCATGAACGGCACCGGTCGGCGGGCGGCGCTGCGCGACGGCCGCGACGAGGCCGGCAAGACCGGTACCACCAACGAGAACAAAGCCGTCTGGTACGCCGGTTACACCCCCGAGATGGCGGGCGTCGCCATGATCGGCGTCGATACCGCCAACACCTGGTGGAAGACCCACACCCAGACCGTCAAGGGCACCATGCCCGCCAGCGGCACGTATCTGGAGGGATCCGGCGGCGGCGACGCGGGCCAGATCTGGAAGGCTGCCATGACCTCGGCGCTCGCCGACAAGCCCAAGACGAAGTTCACCGAGCCCAGCAAGACCATCCTCGAGGGCGAACTGGTGCCGGTGCCGGACGTCAAGGGGATGGGGTACAACGAGGCCAAGGAGACCATCGAGGCGGCCGGGTTCACAACCCGCACACAGCGGGAGTACTCGAGCCGCCGCAAGGGCGCCTTCCTCGGCATCACCCCCTCGGACCAGGCCGTGAAGTTCTCCAGCATCACGCTGCGGGTCTCAGCCGGTCCGGAGCCCGCGCCGAAGCCTGCGCCGAAGCCAGTGGTCCCTGAGCCCCCAGCGACGGCCCCCGCTGCCCCCGCGCCGCCCGCCGCTCCTCCGGCAGCACCTCCCGGCCAGCAGCCGGGTGGCCCTCCGGGCCAGGGCGGGGACGACGGCGACTGATGCGCGCCGCCACCAAGACCCTCGGCGGCCTGGCCGCCCTGGGCGCCGCCTGCTTCGGCTGGGGCCTCGTCGAACGCAGCCTGTACACCGTGCGCCGGGTGCAACTCGACGTGCTGCCGCAGAGTTCCGCAGAGCTCCGCGTG includes these proteins:
- a CDS encoding phage holin family protein, whose protein sequence is MPAEPRHPLVDIKDSLSEFVSKTSELASAEIKPAAKAAGVGAGFFAGAAVFALHAIWMLVILIALGVGLLLNALTSMGPFPAITLGFLVSVLFSLLVAAVLFTLGRGKFRDVKMPEATISEARMTLDAVVDAVASRTKDTDVVIRSEDLPQFRDADLEKSFGRP
- a CDS encoding RidA family protein, which produces MPASERLTALGIELPPVAAPVAAYVPATLVGNQIWTSGQLPFVAGELVAVGKAGGAVSPDDAAAAARTAALNAVAAAADLAGGVDNIRRVLKVVVFVASEPGFTAQPAVANGASNLLGDIFGESGVHVRSAVGVAVLPLDSAVEVELVVEV
- the nth gene encoding endonuclease III; its protein translation is MDQPAIINETLAEAYPDARCELDFRTPFELLVATVLSAQSTDRRVNAVTADLFRRFPDATALAEADREEVEVIIGPVGFYRNKTTAIIGLSRRIVDEFDGEVPGTLEELVSLPGVGRKTANVVLGNAFAVPGVTPDTHLIRLANRFGWVDNTKPDVVERSVGALFPPEEWVMLCHRVIWHGRRCCHARRPACGACPVAEWCPSRDIGEQDPAKAAKLIREPRN
- a CDS encoding TlpA disulfide reductase family protein — protein: MRIRSAIAALGAALLLAACTPGQSTTPTAPATPPPDLAALRVEYGLPDCPDTDPAAGQVDGGLPHTQLTCLGSDKTVNLAGLERTPTIINVWAQWCGPCREEAPFLREGLAELDGVAFLGVDYNDPLPDWAIEFAGLVGWFYPHVTDQDKTLQVPLKIPGIPSTYFIDADGKIAGVHAGPIESTQQLQDLAARYLGVS
- a CDS encoding CoA pyrophosphatase — its product is MSIERVFGRLRGALAQPQEARHIGIDRTPRGERSAAVLALFTDDGDPSLTFITRATTMRRHAGQIALPGGAVDDTDVDRADTALREAREEIGLDPTQVTVLGQLPALWVPASRYDVTTVVGAWPGGDELSVVDPREVAEVHHYRVSELAAPETRVMGRHPSGFMGPSFVVGDQFIWGLTGHLVDWVLDLAGWALPWDRGRVADVPARFLRD
- a CDS encoding WhiB family transcriptional regulator; its protein translation is MSLAEVSEWTLQAKCRDMADALFPEGKDQKRARSVCVGCPVRSECLAEALDNRIEWGVWGGMTERERRALLRQRPDIDSWFDVLVNYTNGTGFTVVPVDHL
- a CDS encoding transglycosylase domain-containing protein, translating into MKSASLGQKGYSLLMFFAVSLLSGLLLAGLAVPMTALAGNGVKMAAESLEQLPAEFETPPQSERSRVLMGDGKVLATFFDENRIYVPLEDISLFMQQAQIAIEDHRFYEHGAIDFQGFGRAAVKTLTGDTQGASTLTQQYVKLVRVETASMNNDQEGVRKATEVSLERKIVEMRYAMAVEEKLTKDEILERYLNIAYYGDGAYGVEAAAQHYFQVSAKDLDLAQSAMLAGLVQNPVQTNPTKYTQRAINRRDTVLNRMAELKLVTKAEAAAAKETTFDPSKIKRLPNGCVASQFPFLCDYVQRTLMTMPSMGETEEERRNMLNRGGLTIHTLIDAEAQLAAEAAVASLIAPLDPVWGSSVLVQPSTGLIVAMAQSRPKMGPDEAVGETFKNINVEGSMGGIEGFQAGSTFKAFTMAAALDLGMTPDQKYDAPKELEIDGETFTNCEGPFKTRADRPVSNYDRGYGTIDMRKAAESSVNTYFMQLIQAVGICNTTTMAEKVGVKLANGDPMNSQASYPSFTLGTAYITPLSMAEAYATFANRGIHCTPIILQSVTTKDGKKLEVPPANCEQVIRPEVADGVNYLLQGVAMNGTGRRAALRDGRDEAGKTGTTNENKAVWYAGYTPEMAGVAMIGVDTANTWWKTHTQTVKGTMPASGTYLEGSGGGDAGQIWKAAMTSALADKPKTKFTEPSKTILEGELVPVPDVKGMGYNEAKETIEAAGFTTRTQREYSSRRKGAFLGITPSDQAVKFSSITLRVSAGPEPAPKPAPKPVVPEPPATAPAAPAPPAAPPAAPPGQQPGGPPGQGGDDGD